From the genome of Amycolatopsis camponoti:
TGCGGTGGGCGGGGTCCTGGCCGCCGGGAACCGGCCGCTCGTCGGCCTCGACGGCCACCTGCTGACGTCCGGCGACGCCGCGGTGCGGGTCCTGCTCGCGTGGGTCTGCGTCTTCGCCCCGACGCTGGCGCTCGGGGCGATCGGGCTGCTCGGCTCGGTCGTGTGGGGCCGCTCGCCGATGGGCCTGCTGCTGCCCGCCGTCGTCGCGCTCGTGCTGGCGCTGGCCCAGCTGCTGCCGCTGCCCGTCGCCGTCCGCCTCGCCCTGCCCAGCTACGCCTTCATCGCGTGGAACGGCCTGTTCACCGACCCGGCCCAGCTCGGGCCGCTGCTGATCGCGGTCGGCGTCAGCCTGGCCTGGGCCGTCGTCGCGAGCGCGCTGGCGTACCTGCTGTTCGTGCGCCGCGACTTCACCAACCCGGCTCACGACGGTTCGGGCCGCCGCGCGCTCACCATCGGTGTCCTGCCGCTGGTCGCGCTGCTCGCCGCCACGGCCGGGATCGTCGCCGTCGCGACGCCGGCCACCGGCTCCGGGATCGAGCTCGACAAGGTCCAGCGCTCGGTCGCCACCGCGTTCGCCCACCTCTACCGGCTGCAGGCCGGCCAGCTCAACCGGCCCGACGTCACCGAGGAGCAGCTGGCCGCCACGGCCGCGTGCACCAAGGGCGACGGCCTGGTCGAGCCCGACGGTCCCGGCAACGACTGGCGGTGCGTCGTCTCCTGGCACCTGCCGGGGATCGACGCGACGGGACAGGCGATCTACCAGCTGGACATCACCTCGGACGGGCGGTACGTCGCCGACGGCGACGGACCGAAGGAAGTGAACGGCTACTTCCAGGTGCGGACCCCCGCGGGGGACCAACCCAACCCGCTTTGGCAGTTCGACGGGAACGTCGAGCTGCTCACCACCACGAAGGGATAACCCCGATGCAGGTAACACGCCGCAGACGGCGTGCCGGGAACCGCCGGAGCAGCAGCCATCGGCTGCGCTACGCGACGGCCGGCTCCGCCACGCTCGTGCTCGTAGCCACCGGCACCGGCGTCGGTGTCGCGTCGACGGCCCAGTTCGGGAAGGACCAGGTCGGCCAGGTCACCGAGAACGGCCAGGTCGTCTCCGCCGACCAGTACGTCAAGCCGATCGGCGACCGGCTGGTCGTGAACAACGGCAAGATCATGGCGTCGTCGGTCAGCCCGGACGGCGCCCACCTCGCCGCGCTGACCACCGACGGCGGCATCGCGCTCACCATCGTCGACCTGAAGAGCTGGAAGGTGCAGCAGCTCGTCGGCAACTCCGCGACGGCGAACCTGCGCATCGCCGGCAACGACGTCGGCCAGGAAGGGCCGACGTACTCGCCGGACGGCAAGGCGCTGTGGCTGGCGCAGACCGACGGCTACACGAAGTTCACCGTGAACCCGGACGGGACCGTCGCCACCCCGGTGCCGGTCAAGATCCCGGCGGACGGCGCGAAGCACGCCCTGGTCGCGCAGGCCGTGTTCTCGCCGGACGGGTCCACTGTGTACTCGGCCGTCAACGGCCAGAACCGGGTTGTCGCGCTCGACGCGGCGACCGGCGCGATCAAGCAGAGCTGGGCCGTCGGCAACGCGCCGCGTGACCTGGTGCGCGTCGGCACCAAGCTGTACGTCAGCAACGAAGGCGGTCACCCGGCGAAGCCCGGCGAGCCGACGCTGAACTCGTACAACACGCAGGTGCCGGCCAGCCAGTTCACCGGCGCCACGACCAGCGGCACGGTCAGCGTCATCGACCTGGCGAACGCGGCCGCCGCGCCGAAGAGCGTCGACGTCGGCCTCCACCCGACGGCGGTTTACTTCAAGAACGGCGCGCTGTTCGTCACCAACACCGCGAGCAACACCGTCTCCGTCATCGACACCGGTCGCGACAAGGTCGTCCAGACCATCGCGACGCAGCCGTGGCCGCAGGCCTCGGTCGGGTACGAGCCGGACGGCGTCACGCTCACCGACGACGGTCACCTGCTGGTGACGCTCGGTCGCGCCAACGCCGTCGCCGTCTACCGCTACCAGCGGGCGCAGGAGCCGGTGAGCTACGTCGGCCTGCTGCCGACGGACTACTTCCCGACCGCGATCACCACGGTCGGCAAGGACGTCGTCGTCTCCAACACCCGCGGCATCGACGCGCGCCGTCCCACCACGGCCGCCGGGCACGGCACGCACGACACGACGTCGAGCGTGCAGAAGTTCCGGCTGCCGGACGACCGCGCGATCCGCGGCTACACCGGCCAGGTCTTCAGGCAGAACGGCTGGACGAACGACTCGGTCCAGGTGGCGCAGGACAACGGCCACCGCAGGGCCGTCCCGGTCCCGGCGCGGCTGGGCGACCCGTCGACGATCAAGCACGTCTTCCTGCTGGTCAAGGAGAACCGGACCTACGACCAGGTCTTCGGCGACGACGCGCGCGGCAACGGCGACCCGTCCGTGACGCAGTTCGGCGAGAACGTCACGCCGAACCAGCACGCGCTGGCGAAGCAGTTCGGCTTGTACGACAACACCTACGACATCGGCACGAACTCCGCCGAGGGCCACAACTGGCTGATGCAGGCCGACAACCCGGAGTACACCGAGTCGTCGGCGGGGGAGTACCTGCGCAGCTACGACACCGAGGACGACGCCCTCGGCCACCAGAGCTCCGGGTTCCTCTGGACCGGCGCGCAGGCGGCCGGGAAGTCGGTGCGGGACTTCGGCGAGTTCCAGCAGTTCCTGACCAAGCCCGCCGGGGCGAGCTGGCAGAACCTGTACTGCGACGCCAAGAACATGGCGGCCACGGGTGAGCCGACGGCCTACCCGCTGGTGTCGTCGTCGCCGATCCCGTCGCTGAACAACGTGTCGGTGCCGGGCTTCCCGAAGTTCGACACGTCGGTGCCGGACACCTACCGGTACCAGATCTGGAAGAACGACTTCGAGAAGAACGGGCCGGCCAACCTGAACATGTTCTGGCTGTCCAGCGACCACACCGGCGGCCCGCCCAACGCGGCCGCCCAGGTCGCCGACAACGACCTCGCCGTCGGCCGGATCGTCGACGAGATCTCGCACAGCCAGTACTGGAAGGACTCGGCGATCTTCGTCGTCGAGGACGACTCGCAGGCCGGTCTCGACCACGTCGACGGCCACCGGGCGCCGGTGCAGATCATCAGCCCGTACGCCCAGCACGGCGTCGTCGACAGCCACTTCTATTCGCAGATCACGATGATCCGGACGATCGAGCAGATCCTCGGGGTCAAGCCGATGAACCAGAAGGACAGCGCGGCGACGCCGATGGCCGCGGCGTTCACGCCGAAGCCGGACTACACGCCGTTCACCGCGCTGCCCAACCGCACGTCACTGACGGACGGCCTGGCCACCCAGCCGTCCTGCGGCCCGGACACCCCGGCCGCGGCGAACCCGGCAGCGGCCCCGGTGCCGTCGTCGGCGGTGCCGGCGGACAAGAAGCAGCTGGCGGCGCAGTGGCAGGAGTGGACGACCCACCAGCGTCTGACCGGCCCGAACGCCGTCGCGGACTACGCGAACCCCGCGCAGATGAACCACTTCACGTGGTACCAGACGCACGGGTGGCAGCAGCCCTACCCGGGTGAGAACCAGGTGTTCGCACCGGATCAGGTGCCGGGCGCGTACATCCCGTCCGCGGAATCGGACGGCTGATCACCCGCCGGGAGGCCTCCGGTCCGGGGGCCTCCCGGTTTCCAATCTGCCGTCAGCCCAGGCGCTTGGTCTCGCCCTCGGCCCAGCCGGGGTCGCCGGTGGCCGCGAACCGCGTCCACGCCGCATTGACTTCGCGAGCCAGTCCCACCGGCGGGCTGTCCCCGACGAGTCCGGCCGACGCGGCCAAGGAATCGAACACGAATGGCAATTCCATCCCGTGGCACGCCCCGAGCCGCGGCGCCCGCCACTCGAACTCGTACCGGAACGTCCGGCCCCGGTGGTTCTCGACCAGCTCCTCGACGCCGTCGCGGAACACGAGGTCCGTCATGGCCTCGACGAACACCTCGCCCGCCTTGCGCCCGTCGCCCAGGCCGTAGCTCTTCAGCACGCCCGCCGCGTCCGGGTGCGATGCCGACAGCATCGCCACCGCCTGCTCGTCGGTCAGCACGTCGAGCAGGCCGGTCGGGCCGAAGTACAGCAGCATCTCCTCGCGGCAGGTACCCGCGATCAGGTCGACGCCGTCGCGGATCGCCGAACCCGGGTGCTCGGGCAGGACGTCGTCACCCACCAGCGGCAGGAACGGGCTGAGGCCGAAACTGCGGTCCAGTCCGTCCTCGCCGCGCAGGTCGGGGGCACCGCCGGGCTTCAGCACCGCGTCCTGCGCGTCGAGCAGCTGCTCGGTCGAAAGCGTCCGGAACGCCTCGGCGGTGGGCTCGACACCGAGGCCGTCGGCGATCTTCCGGACGAGCCGGTCCGCCTCGACCCGCCCGCGCACCATGTTCGCGTGTCCACTTTGGACGATCGCGCGCCGGAAGAGGCCGGTCGACAGCGGCGAACCGAGCAGGCACGCGACGCTGATCGCGCCCGCGGACTCGCCGAAGAGCGTCACGTTGGCCGGGTCGCCGCCGAACGCCGCGATGTTGTCCTTGACCCAGCGCAGCGCGGCGAGCTGGTCGCGCAGGCCGAGGTTGGTCGCGCCGCCGTCGAGCGGCAGGAAGCCGTCGATGCCGAGCCGGTACTGCACGGTCACCAGCACCGCACCGCCGCGGGTGAACGCCGTGCCGTCGTACACCGGGGCCGAGCCCGTGCCGCCGATGAACGCGCCGCCGTGGAGGAACACCAGCACCGGCCGGTTTCCGGCGCCGGGCGTCCAGACGTCGGCCGTCAGGTACTCCGGCCCCCGCCGCCAGCCGGTGCCGACCACGGCGGACAGGTCGAGGCCGGGGATCGTCCGTTGCCGTTGCGGCGCCGTGGGTCCGGGCTCGCGAGCGTCGCGCACGCCGTCCCAGGCGGGCGGCGGG
Proteins encoded in this window:
- a CDS encoding ABC transporter permease → MTVITETARPVPVSRGYRFELVKLFAAWRVRLLVLACWIAPALFVAVVSEQSSLPVDTLFGRWMNATGWAGPLVMLGFAGTYALPLLTSVVAGDVFASEDRLGTWRHLLVAVRSTRRIFAAKALAGLSVLVVLVAGMAVSSAVGGVLAAGNRPLVGLDGHLLTSGDAAVRVLLAWVCVFAPTLALGAIGLLGSVVWGRSPMGLLLPAVVALVLALAQLLPLPVAVRLALPSYAFIAWNGLFTDPAQLGPLLIAVGVSLAWAVVASALAYLLFVRRDFTNPAHDGSGRRALTIGVLPLVALLAATAGIVAVATPATGSGIELDKVQRSVATAFAHLYRLQAGQLNRPDVTEEQLAATAACTKGDGLVEPDGPGNDWRCVVSWHLPGIDATGQAIYQLDITSDGRYVADGDGPKEVNGYFQVRTPAGDQPNPLWQFDGNVELLTTTKG
- a CDS encoding alkaline phosphatase family protein, giving the protein MQVTRRRRRAGNRRSSSHRLRYATAGSATLVLVATGTGVGVASTAQFGKDQVGQVTENGQVVSADQYVKPIGDRLVVNNGKIMASSVSPDGAHLAALTTDGGIALTIVDLKSWKVQQLVGNSATANLRIAGNDVGQEGPTYSPDGKALWLAQTDGYTKFTVNPDGTVATPVPVKIPADGAKHALVAQAVFSPDGSTVYSAVNGQNRVVALDAATGAIKQSWAVGNAPRDLVRVGTKLYVSNEGGHPAKPGEPTLNSYNTQVPASQFTGATTSGTVSVIDLANAAAAPKSVDVGLHPTAVYFKNGALFVTNTASNTVSVIDTGRDKVVQTIATQPWPQASVGYEPDGVTLTDDGHLLVTLGRANAVAVYRYQRAQEPVSYVGLLPTDYFPTAITTVGKDVVVSNTRGIDARRPTTAAGHGTHDTTSSVQKFRLPDDRAIRGYTGQVFRQNGWTNDSVQVAQDNGHRRAVPVPARLGDPSTIKHVFLLVKENRTYDQVFGDDARGNGDPSVTQFGENVTPNQHALAKQFGLYDNTYDIGTNSAEGHNWLMQADNPEYTESSAGEYLRSYDTEDDALGHQSSGFLWTGAQAAGKSVRDFGEFQQFLTKPAGASWQNLYCDAKNMAATGEPTAYPLVSSSPIPSLNNVSVPGFPKFDTSVPDTYRYQIWKNDFEKNGPANLNMFWLSSDHTGGPPNAAAQVADNDLAVGRIVDEISHSQYWKDSAIFVVEDDSQAGLDHVDGHRAPVQIISPYAQHGVVDSHFYSQITMIRTIEQILGVKPMNQKDSAATPMAAAFTPKPDYTPFTALPNRTSLTDGLATQPSCGPDTPAAANPAAAPVPSSAVPADKKQLAAQWQEWTTHQRLTGPNAVADYANPAQMNHFTWYQTHGWQQPYPGENQVFAPDQVPGAYIPSAESDG
- a CDS encoding carboxylesterase/lipase family protein, producing the protein MIVRTTAGEVRGEPIATGVRFRGIPYAAAPEGELRFAAPVPPPAWDGVRDAREPGPTAPQRQRTIPGLDLSAVVGTGWRRGPEYLTADVWTPGAGNRPVLVFLHGGAFIGGTGSAPVYDGTAFTRGGAVLVTVQYRLGIDGFLPLDGGATNLGLRDQLAALRWVKDNIAAFGGDPANVTLFGESAGAISVACLLGSPLSTGLFRRAIVQSGHANMVRGRVEADRLVRKIADGLGVEPTAEAFRTLSTEQLLDAQDAVLKPGGAPDLRGEDGLDRSFGLSPFLPLVGDDVLPEHPGSAIRDGVDLIAGTCREEMLLYFGPTGLLDVLTDEQAVAMLSASHPDAAGVLKSYGLGDGRKAGEVFVEAMTDLVFRDGVEELVENHRGRTFRYEFEWRAPRLGACHGMELPFVFDSLAASAGLVGDSPPVGLAREVNAAWTRFAATGDPGWAEGETKRLG